TTCTCTGTGAGTACTTAAAATTCCAGCTCAAGTGGGAAGAACGTGGCTCTCAGCAGGcttcctgcccccccacccctggTCCCCAGCACCTGGCCCAGGCAGCGGCTCTCTGCTAAGTTTTAACTGCTTTGGTCAGAAACCTTGATGGTGCGTTCGGGCCACTCACTGCTCCTCATTCCCTCCTTCCTGAGGAGGTCAGGACGGGACGGGACAAGCACTGGATCTGACCTAGCAACTGAACTGGAAAGCCAAGTGTCAACCTGAAGGCGTGTGGCTTTCTCTCAGGACAGTGGAGGGGACGTGGCCCAGCTGGGTTTAAGTCCCTCCACACAGCCAGATGCAGACCTGACGGGGTGGGTGCTAGACGGGAAGGGATGAGACACGCAAGGCGCAGGATGTGGCTTACAGCTGAGTTTTCTCCTCCGTTGGTCCTACTGCTACCACATGATGGGGACACCACAGTGATCAAGGACTGGGCTGAAATCGTGGTTCTCCCACTTACTAGCTTTGTGACATGGGTGGCTCCACCTGAGGGGTGGGCTAGATACGATGCCCAGCGGGTGCCTGGCACGGCTCCCAGCGCACAGCACCTCCTGCGGGACTCAGGGCCTGGCACGGCTCCCAGCGCACAGCACCTCCTGCGGGACTCAGGGCCTGGCTGAGGGACCTGGCTCGACCCTCTGAACTGCACAGACTGACTGAGCTCTGATTGTCTGACAGGCTGTACAGAGGGACTCCTACAAGGACTCTGTCACAAACGCGAGTGGAAATGAGTGCCACACGTCCCTGCTGTGCAGGGGATAGCAGACTCACTGGAGCAGTGCAGCTTCACAGGGGGAAGGCAGAGCTCCTTGGCGATATCCGTGTTTTTGATGGTCAGGGCCTCTTCCACCTGAGGCGGGGGAAAGACAAGCAGTTTCAGTGACTGTTTTGAGGGTAGACAATAAAAAAGGAAGGTCTCCAAGGCCCTCAAGACAGGTTGATGGGGGCAGTTTCTGCTTAACAACTCAGAACAGGGCTGCGGCCTCCTCAGACTCCATATGTGTGCCAGAGCTGCAGTGGGGCCTCTCCAGTCCACGTACACACACCTGTGCTGCTGGCTGGTGAGCACAGCACCAAGACCCCACAGCCAGCAGACCCCATGAGACATCTCCGAGGGATCTGCTCAAGGTCTACAGAGGCATCTTTTTTAAAAGGAGGTCATTTCTATGCTGCTTATGCAGGTCCTTGGGTGAGAGCTCAGGTTAGACTCATGCTCTGCCTGAAATAGAGAATCTCCTCCAGACAGGTGAAGAAGGTGCCTGTGGTCTGGGCGGGAGCCCTGGGGGAGACTGGAGGCAGACAGGTCCTGCTCAAGAGGAACAGACCAGGCGGGTGTGGtagcgcacgcctgtcatccctgctgctgggaggctgagacaggaggatcgtgagttcaaagccagcctcagcaacagcgaggcactaagcaactcagtgagaccctgactctaaataggatacaaaatagggctggggatggggctcagtggtcgagtgcccctgagttcaatcgctggtacccCTGTACCGCCAGTAcctacacccccccccaaaaaaaaagaagaacagagagGTCCACTGCAGAAAGAGAAGCCAGACGTCCCCAGCAGCCAGTGTCTCTGGCTAGTCCTAGAAATGCAGATGAGAAGATCTCAAAGTTAAAGGAAGCCCCTCAAGGCCAGGGACGCAGATCACATTTGCCTTGTCTCATTTCCCCTTTCCCTGAAGACAGTTCCTGACCAACCTCTTTAGAGTCATCTCCCACTAGAATGGACCTGGCCTGTGCCCTCCTGGCCTACAGGAGCCTGCCAGCCAGAAGGCCCTGAAGCACAGGGGCAGGCGGCCTAGGCCCTGCTCTGCTGGGGAGCTGGCCAGCGCATCCAATGTCTCCTCCATGACTCAGCTCCCGGAACCAGGCCCCTGGTGCACACTGCTGGTTGGTTTTGACACAGCAGCTTTAATGGCAACTGGACTTAGAAAGTCTAGCCCTTCACAGAGAAAAGGATGCAAAAGATGTCTGGCCCTTTCTTGTCTTTAGAGGGCCTGCAGACCAGCCACCGATTTGTCACTGGGCCTGAACCCTTGCTGTGTTCTTGATTCTTTAAAACCCCTTTTAACACATACTAGTTTAGCTCACCAATATTTGTAAGGACTCTCAGAGTCCTTCCTAAAACAGGATGGGaggaaataaacaagaaaataacgACTTCACAACACCCCCTTGACCTTAGACTCCTAAGAAACTATGAGAACATCAGCGACCTTTGATAGAGTCAAAGATTTCTTTGCAATTCTATTTTGTCAGATGGACAgtgaggaacttttttttttttcctacaaaataacaaaacaccatcaaacccccaaataaaaatgatcatcaaCTACAAAATACTCCCAAACACTACTTCACAAAATAGTCCATTAATGTGAAGAATATAAGCAACATCGGGACAGggagaaactaaaataaaaatttttggatattttgaagaaataaaacaatttacttctttttttgacCCACTGAACCTCTGAGAGCCAAGGGTGCAGAGAACATGATTTGATCTAATAGGTCAGCAAACAGCTTTACCGTCTTTCCTTTCACCCACTCAGTGGCTAACGAGCTGGAGGCGATTGCAGAACCGCAGCCAAATGTTTTAAACCTGGCGTCCACGATCTTCCCCTTTTCATCCACTTGAATCTAGAAAAGAGACAAGAATTACGTAGTGAATCTGGCGGCCACCTTCTAGAAACCCAGGAGCTGGTACTCATAAGGTTCACGGGGACCTTCCTTACAAGCTGGGCTTGCTGTCTAGGCTGGAATTAATCAGTGACTTTGCTTGTTACAAAGAGCTCAGAgataaggatggtggaatgaggcaGACATTACTCCTCTACAGACAGGCATGACCACActatggtgtgactctgcaccaggcatagccagaggaaggagaagctgtgctccttttgtgtacaatgtgtcacagtgcattctactgtcaggcCCCGAGGTACCTGTCACCTGGAAAACTAAGCCcctctctcctagttttctttgcAATCCTGCAACCCCAGCccgtttttctttcttttttctttttttaaagctatgaAGTCCTATGTGAGGATACCTGCTCACAGGTGCTGGGCACTCTGTTTCCTTAAACGTGGGAGAGTCTGCAACCAAGGTCTctggttaatatttttttcttgggcACGAAATTGTACTTAAAGATTCTCTCCTAagcatttttctgttttccaagaCAGGTGTGAAGACCTCTGGCAAGTCTACCCACTATAAAGAAGGAGACTGGATAAAGCTATGGTGTACCCAAACTGCAATCCACTACCTTCATGTTACTTTCAATATGGGGAGATGTTTGCTTTACTGCACTTATTATCTCACTGGGGACTGCAAAATCCACACAATACTTCACCCAGCTGAAGGTGGAATTTAAATTAACACAGTGATTAGAAAAGTGAGATTAGTTTCCTACTTCAGAAAAGGTCTGCATTACCTGACTAGCAGAACTAGATTAAGTCCCTGTTCTAATCATTTGTAACACCAACTCCTCCCATCTCAATGGAAGGAAGGAGATGAAATGAAACACTGTATGTACAAATGCTTTATCAGCTATGAAACACTGTGTAAGCCAAGGGATTCCTAGTATTGCCATCAGAGACCAATCAGCTGGTACCTGTAATTTCATAACATCACCACACGCTGGCGCACCCACCAATCCAGTTCCAACATTTTTTGATGTCTTGTCAAGGGACCCCACATTTCTAGGATTTTCATAATGATCCACAACCTGAAATGACAGGGTTGAGAGGAGTCATGATGGCGCTCTTCTACTGGTCTACCTTGATGTCAGCAACCTGTACCTGAAAGAAGAAGAAGGCCAACACTCATGTCAATGCCATTTGTGACCCAAACTCTTTTTGTATGTCCTCTCCAACTTTAGAGATTAGAGATACTGTAGGAGATACTgccaaaatcaatcaatcaatcaagtcATGTCTTAGTTCCATAGGGTTTTCAACCACAAATAATCACTTGACTTTTGCACATCTGTATCACCAGATTGGGGCTCAAATAGTGCTCAAATAAAACCCATCCTTAAAGGAtaatgcttatttaaaaattctagaaataactGTGGGAATGAAAGATTTGCTTGGAACATCAAGGAATGAACCCGTTGGTGTAGATTTAAAACTGCGCCATCTGGGCAGGTCAGGGCGGAGAACCTGCAGGCCGCAGCGCACCCTGGTGCCCAGAGCGGGCGACCTGCGATGTGAACGCGACACGCCCCCCGGGTGGGGAGGAGCGAGGTCCTTGCAAAAGTGCCGAAGCAAAGGTCCAGCACAAATGAGCCTTCCAAACGGGCACAGCCGATCCTCAGATGACCTTGAGGGGTTGCTTGCCAGATGGCAATAAGTACCCCATCTTCTAGTCGCCCCCACTGTCCCCTGGACCAAGGATCTGGACTGCAGGTCCCCAGGACCCTCGAGGCGTTCTTCCCGGGGTATCTAGCGCCTCGTGGACTCCGCAGCACTTCTCCGAGGGGGGTCTGATTACGGGGACTTGACGCCCCGGAAGGCAGGGGGCTGCAAATGGGGCACCCAGCCCTCCTCCCCGCACTGAAAAGCCAAAATTAACCCAAACAAAGGGCGGGAAGCGCCGTGCTCCTGGGCCGCCGGCCGACGCCCTCGGAGGCCACGGCCCCCTACGCAGCATCACCGCGGACGGTCCCCGCGTCGGGCCGGCGGCGCCTCCTCGGCGGCCAggacctctccctcccctctgggAAGCGGGTGCAGCCAGAGGCCGTCGCTCGCCCGGGTCACGGAGCCGGGGCAGCGGCAGCTGTTATTCGCCCGGGAGCCGCGGACAGTGTCACTGCGCGGCCGGGGCAGGGCGTCCAGGCAGCGGCACCAGAGCGGGCCGCCCTTCCCGGCCCAGTGACCCATCGGGCGCCCGGGTCCCTTCAGTGGTCCGCGCAGCCTCCGCCCACCCATACCTTCTTGTGATAGAGCCGAGCCGGAGCTGACAGCTCCCGGGCCGGCAGGCGCGGGCTCCGGAGCAGCAGGGCCGATGCCGCTCGCCTCAGACGGCCTGCTCCAGCAGCCGCCATCTTGCAGGCTTGCACCTGCGCCGGCCCCAAACTACTCCGACCAGAGGGCTCGCCCGCGAGTCGCTCTGACGTCACCGACTTTGCGCCTGCGCCCTCCCGCTCTGCGTTTTGGCCCCGCCTTGGCCACGCCTCTGGGAGGGCGCGGACAGGTTGCAGCGCGAAGGTGTGCAGTCGCTGGAGGCTGGTTGTGGGCACTGGATTGTGCATGGGAATTCTCAGGCTGCTGCAGCACCGGACCTACGTCCACGTTCAAAAAACCCACTGCCGGAACGCGGCGCAGAGGATCACCCAGTCCGCCTTTCTTAACCCTATTTTGCAGTGAAGGAAGCTGAAGTTCAGAGCTGTttagtaacttgtccaaggtcgtTCAAAGTGTTAGGTTCGCTTGGGATTTGAACTTGTATAGTCCTAGGTTAGAATCCGGGTTCAGCTCCTTCCTAGTTATGTGACCCTAGGTGAATGACGTCGGTTCGCTAAGCCTCGATCTTCTCTTTTGTACCAATTCAAGGACAGTGTTTTCTTCCATCATCGCAAATACgagtacctactgtgtgtcaAGCCTCTTCTTTCTCCATTAAGTTTGATAATGAGGAACAAaggcaataaataaataccagTACTTTCCTACTTAAAAAAATGGGAAGTTTAATTAAGTAGAAAACGAACACCGTGCGTTGATTAAAAGAAAAGGTATATGTATTTAATATCCCTATAAAATAACAGCAAGCAGTCACGATTTATACGACAGTGCACGGCAATTAACATTTTCTAAAGCAATGCTTATTAATGTAATTTATTAGTATTGTCTTGCAGAATATGGTCTTATAAAACCAGAAAATTCACATACATATTTAACGCCTACTAGGTACCAGGCGTTACATAAAGGAGAGGAATCTCTTTGGAAAACGGATTTTTCTCATGAATAGGGCAGCCGATCCTTCCCTAAGGACTTGGACTTTTTCTCTGCATTTGAGGCTGGGACTGAATCACACTCCAGGGCTCACTAGGCATTAAGTAAAGCATTTGTTCCAAGAATCATTTTGACCTTCTCAAGATGGTGTAATACCCTTAACGACATACATCACGCTCCCCCTGTAACTTCCTCTATGACCTCCACTTCCTGTTCAAAGACCCAACTTCTGTCTGGGGTTGTGACGGCACACATGGCTGCGTTAGTCGATTGTTTCCTGACAGGGACCTTTAGCGATACATAAAAGTAATATGAATTTCCTGTATTTAGTAATTTTCCTGTCATCCAAGGTTCTCAGTTTCTCATGCGGTGGCAAGAAAGCGGAGTTTTAGTCAGGCGGACGCCTTAGGCAGCTTCTATTTCCGCGGGTCTTCGGCGCCCGAGAGAAGACCCGAGAGTCACTGGAAACGCAAGATGGCGACAGCGGCCGCAGCTTCGGCTTCGGAGCCGGAGGCTGAGCCCCCGGCTGGGCCCAAGGCTGAGGGAGAGGAAGATGAAGTTAAGGCAGCTAGGACGAGGCGGAAAGTGCTCTCGCGGGCTGTAGCCGCTGCGACGTACAAGACCATGGGGCCAGGGtgggagcagcaggaggaaggTGTGAGCGAGAGCGATGGGGATGAGGAGTACGCCATGGCTTCCTCGGCGGACAGCTCCGCCGGGGACTACGAGTGGGAGTAcgacgaggaggaggagaagaaccAGCTGGAGATCGAGCGGCTGGAGGAGCAGGTGGGCTGCTCCCCTCccgccccaggcccaggcccgaGGCCGCGTCCCGCCTCCTCGGTCCTGGGGTGGCAGTAAAACCCGCCAAGGCCGCGAAACCGCTGCCGGCCACCGAGGCGCGTGTGGCTCGGGCTTAGAGCGTGTCCTGTGCTTGGCCAGCGCGATCCCACCGAGTCCTCGGCAGCACCCGATGAGGAGTGGGGTCAGCCCGGGTTTACGGGATCGGACGGGGGCTCGGGAGTCTGGCTGGGGGCAGCGCCTCCTGCACGCTTTGCTTGGGCTCTTAAGACGACCCGAACTCGAGTCTCTGCCACGCGGTTGCCCCGGGCTCGACAGTCGAAATAAAGCTAGTTCCTAAGAGGTGGATTTCCCTGTAGGATCAACCACGGAGACGCAGTACGGTGTCGGAGGAGAAATAGCGACCGAGGTCATAGTAGGAAGGGAAAGCGGTTTCCGAGTCTGGAAGCCCAAGGCCCCTCCACGTCTGCGCGTCCTGGGGCCAGTTCCTTAAGCTCTGCAGGTCGGGAGCCACCGTTTCTGCATTGTGTAGTGGTCACTTGGTACCGAGCAGCAGGGTGGTTTCTGACCTGTGACCTTGCAAGATGGTGAATTCTCCTGTGTAATCCTGGATCCTGGGAGAAATTAGCTTGATTTGAGAGCAATAAAGGGACGACTGTGCTTATGAAGGAGTGGGCAGGGGAACCCGGAGTGAAGGCTCGGTACACCAAACCTGGTCGCAGGAGGACCTCGCCTCTCTTTTAAGCCTGAAGAGGTGAAGGCAATGATTGGTTACCAAGTAGTTGAGTGGAGAGGGCACCTTGAGAGCTGTTGATGCCTTGGTCGGGGTAGAAATGCCATAAATTCCCTGTTTTCCTCCTTGCAAACCTCTGCTGGTGTCTCCTGTAAGGCCAACCCAACAGGGAGCCAGAGAGCCAAGAAGCCCAAAATGTATTGTACTTTTGGAGTCACAGGACAGGGATGAGAGGAAAGAGCAGTTTGGAGGTGTTGAATCCAAAGAGATTggattttgcagatgaagaaataaCATAACGAATGATGAGATGATTTGATTAAAGTCACTCATAATGGGATTTGAAATCTTCAAAGGACCTGAGGACCAAATGCCACACTGGGTGTGCCTTCATTCAGTGGTGTGTAGTTGTGACTAACCTAGGCTACTCACTTCACCTTGCTAGGTGAGAGGCAGTGATACTTTTGTTAAGTTATGCAATAGTGACATCCATTGTTATAGTTGGTCCCACTTGTCATCTCATCTGATTGTTAAAGGAACCAGCTGGGGCAGGCATGTGACTCTggcctctactttttttttttttttggtaaataagCATGGTGAAGCACATttggttttattcattcatcaaatacaGTGACATGGGGTGACAGACTGACTGTGTCCCTGTCCTTACTGAAATAATTGCCTTTTTGTGAGGTGGAGAAATAGGATCACTTGTTTCCGAAGGAAGGGGAAGTTGGAACCAGAGAAGTCCTTGGTGATGCTACTTGGTCACAGGAAGGAGGATGGATCAGATCAGAGGTCTCTTGGTACTGGTGCCCTGTGGATCCTGccccacctcagctctctgaggGTGGCAAGGGGCTCAGAAGTGACCACACAAGATGGGATGTGGCAAGTGATGGTGAATTAGTCTTGGACCTAATCCTCTCTCGCTGGGGTTTAGAAATGGGCTTTTCCAATGTTTCTCAACCGCCTCCCACTTTATCCTAATCCTGTGCCCTCCTGGAGCCTCCAGTCCAGCTGTCACTGCCCTGAGGGTGAAGCCTAATCAATAACTTCCAAATAGAGCTCTGAAAAACTCGGCCAGCCCTGTTGTGTTGGGGAGTCCTGCTTCTCGCCCCTGACTGTGCTTTGTGAGAGCTGTCTCTTGAAATATATCTGTCCACTGACAAAGGCACAGGTTTCCCATTATTTGTGTGCAAACTAAAAATGGCATCTCATGGTGCCTTAGGTGGATTTATCTGAGCAGCCTGGTGAAGGACAAAGATAAGGCTTCGCAACCATCTGTGAATCCAGGCCTTCCCTGCAGGAGTGGGAAGGCCAGTTGGACACGCTATTTCCGCTGTCTGAACCTGCTGTGAGTGTCCTAGTTGGTAAAGTGAATGAATATTTTATCTTCCTTACTGGGTGGTTTGGGAGCTTGAGTGACACAGTGCCTCAAAGGCTCTGACACAGTTGGGCACCTAGTAGGTGTTGCACTAGTCCTGTCCTTTCCACCAggcctctcctccccctcccccctctagGTGCAGGTGAGCGTGGCATCTTTTCCCACTGGTGGGAGCTGGAAATCAGCAGATTATTTTGTGCATTGATTGGCTaagctcttctttttttaaagcatcttATGTCTTTAATGATGTTCTGAGCCTGGAATAGACCAGCATGTACACTCTTTTGTTAGTATTGATTGAACTAAGAGAAGGTGTTTCTTGTAAGTGCATTTCAGTAGACACTTAACACACATGCTTCCAAAATACTTCTCCCTTCCCCTATAGGCAGTGTCCTCAGTTTGGCCTAAAAGTAAGTTGTTCAGACAAAAGCCACTGTAAAGGCAGTTTCTCTAGTGACCTTTCTTCTGCCAGCCTGCTCATGGTACTGATGTGAGGGGCACGTTCGCAGACATTCCTGACACTGACTAGTAAGgactgtcctctcctgttccccgtCAAAAGCCCATTTAGGCCCAGACGCCGTGACAGTGCTGATAGTGGGGAAAGCATATCTTCACCAGCCTCACACCGCTGGATTTTGTGTGACACTCCTGACACTTGGTAAGACCCGTAAGAACTAGAGCTTGACTCTGCTCCTTCATGGCACAGGGGAGGAAGCTGAGGACCTGTGGCCTGGATCACTTGTGTCCTCGCCTGGGCCAGAGGCTTTTCAAGCCATCACGTGGTCATGGGATGGGTTGAGCTTGTCAGGACTTGTGAATCCTGAGCAGAACACCATTGCCTGCCTCAAgtctcagattttttaaattattgaccATGTTCTTATCTATTACTGATTCTTCTTTATTGATACCTTCTTGAATATTATCTGATAATTATATTATCGGCGTCCCCTCACATGTAAGTGTTTCTCTAACTCTTTTTCACACTGGGGTCAGTGTTGTGGGTTCTGGATGCACCTCAGCAGATACAAATGGTCACCTCTGTTATGTGTTATTTGTCTGTATAAGTCTGTTTCTGGGCTCTTGCTGCTCTAAAGTGGGTCGTTTATCTTGTGCAGTTTCAGTCTAACTTCTTGTAGCTGAGACTCACTACCTCATATAAGGTATCCTCctacctgatttttttcttgagatGTGTTTGTTTTTCCCACATAATTTTAGATATATGTGCCAAGGTCTGTTGGGCTATTTATTTACATTGTGTTGAATTTATGGATTATTTTCCATAAGTTGCTATATCGATTCTTGAATCTAGGAATGGTGTATAACTTCATTTATCTAGATCTTTATAATGGTATTTTTCAATAAGATCTAAAAACATTTCTCAGTATAGATTTCAGACATCTCTCATTAGATGTAGAGCTAGGTGATTTGTAATATGCTAgactatttcaaattatattttaaaacttgctgGTTTATATGAGTGTGATTGATTATTTTATTGTAGTAgagaacaaacattttaaaaggtaCGATTTGATTGTGTTAAATACATTCATGTTGTAAAACAGATTTCCAGAGCTGTTTCATCTTACAGATCTCTAGCCCAATACTCATTAAGCAGCTAcgccctctttccctccctccgcTCCTGGGAACACCACCCTGTCCTGTTTCTATGAGTTTGGCTTCATTAGACACTCACATAAGTGGGATCAGACATATTTGTCTTTATGTGTAATTGATTTTTATACATTGCTCTCAATGTCCCGGTGCTAATCGTATTTATAATTTCGAATGGTTTATTCGTAGATTAACTTTAGTTTATTCTTCAGTCATATCATGTATAATTCttatccttttctcttttgtgattaatttttcttcatcGTTTGTTTGAGCCTCAGACCTCTAGCTAGGGTTGAATAAAAGGTGGATACTGGtatctttgttgtttttaaaa
This is a stretch of genomic DNA from Ictidomys tridecemlineatus isolate mIctTri1 chromosome 2, mIctTri1.hap1, whole genome shotgun sequence. It encodes these proteins:
- the Iscu gene encoding iron-sulfur cluster assembly enzyme ISCU translates to MAAAGAGRLRRAASALLLRSPRLPARELSAPARLYHKKVVDHYENPRNVGSLDKTSKNVGTGLVGAPACGDVMKLQIQVDEKGKIVDARFKTFGCGSAIASSSLATEWVKGKTVEEALTIKNTDIAKELCLPPVKLHCSMLAEDAIKAALADYKLKQDPKKGEAEQ